In the Azospirillum sp. TSA2s genome, CAGCAGCCGGTCCAGCTTCGGCCGCAGGAAGGGCATCGGGTCGTCCGGCATGATCGCCTTCGCCTCGCAGCGCGCGACCCAGGCCAGCCAGCGCGCTGTCGGCACGCCGCCGTCCCGCGCCGCCAGCCGGTCCTTGCTGATGTGGCACCAGCAGGCGCCCGGCCGGGCCTTGGCCGGGGCAGGACGGGGGCCTGGACGGGGTCGGCCGGTCAGGTCGGCCTGCACCATCGCCGGTAGGTTCACCCCGGCGACCGCACCCAGGTGGTGCCAGAGGTTGAAGCGCGGGTTGATCTCCAGCAGGTGCAGGCCGCCGTCGGGATCGCGCTTGAAATCAAATTTGGCAACGCCCTTCAGACCGATGCGCGCCGCGATGTCCCGCCCCAGCGCCGCCACGTCGGCTCCCTCGCCGTCGATGTCGGTGATGGTCAGCGCCGTGCTGTGGCCGTAATCGACCGGATATGTGCGGATCTTGCGGCCGGTGAACTCGCCGGCCACGGCGCCGCCGGCGTCGACATAGACATGATGGCTTTCGATCCGGGTCTCCGGCCCGGGGATCAGCTCCTGCGCCAGCAGATCGATGCCGACTGGGATCAGCCGCGGCCACAGGGCGCGAAGTTCCTCCGGCCCGTCCAGGCGGATCGCCTTGCCCAACCCCTCGATCTCGTGCCAGGGCGGACGGCGGGTCAGCGGCTTGACGATCACGGGATAGCGCAGGTCCAGATCCGGCGCCTCGCTGCCGGGCAGGGGGCTCAGGCGCCGGGTGCGGGGAACCGGCAGGTCCAATCGCTCCGCCAGCGCCTGGAACCGGCCCTTGTCGACCAGCGTCTCCACCAGATCGGCCTCGGCCAGGGCAAAGCGGAAGACGGCAGCCAGCCGGTCGCGGTGGCGCGACACCATCAGAAGCTGCGCGTCCTCCTCCATATAGAGCACCGGCTTTTCGGCCTGCGCGGCACCGAAACGCAGCAGTCGGTCGACCAGCACGTCGTCGTTGCCGCCCTCCCACGGGATCAGCCGCTCGGTGAAGCGGGAGTGGGCGGTCGCCCCGCCCGGCGGTCCGACCACGGCACAGCGGATGCCGGCCAGCCCCAGCGGGCGCACCAGATCCATGTCGCCCAACACGCAGGCCAGCGGCCCGGCTTTCGGTTCCGTTGCCATGGCGAATGCTCTCCCTTCTCAGATGCCTTTTGCCGGCGCGATCCAGCCGCGCAACGAGCGTTTGACGGCGTCGATCGTCACCCCGCGCGCCCGGCGGCAATGCGCCTCCATCCGCCGGCTCAACCGGTCGGGGCCGAGCGTCAGCCAATTCATCGGCTGTTCGGCGTTGGAAAGCAGCGGCTTGTGCCCGGCCGGCGTCGACATGAAGTCGTAGCAGTCCTCGCCGCGGGCGAGCGCATCCTCGATGGCCAGCACATGGCTCAGCAGCCCCGGCTTCAGCCGGTTGTCCGCCTCGAAGGCGAAACCGCCCTGATAATTCAGGACGCGGTTGCGATGGACGAAGTTGTAGAGATAACCGATAGGCCGCCCGCCGGCGCTGACCCGGCTCAGCCGCACCGCGCCGCGCGGCATCCCCTCGGCGATCAGCCTTTCGTGAAAGGGGCGGAAGGCCGGATTGGCGAAGGCGCCCGCCTGTCCGCGCGCCTGCCAGCCGGCCTGATGCAGGACTTCCATCCCGGCGAAATAGTCCATCGCCTCGTCCACCGACGCGGCGACGCGGTGTTCCAGCGCGCCGCGGGCGCGGTAAAGCCGCTCCGTCCGGTTCACCGCCGCCCGCGTGTTGCGGCCGAGACCGCCACGGAAATCGCCGCCGCCGGCCCGAACCGTGCCGAAATCGACCCACTGCGCCGAATCCGCGATGCGCAATTGCAGCGTATGACCGGTTCGCGCCGCCACCCGCCGGGCGGCCCGCTCCGCCGCCAGGGTCAGCCCGCCCAGCACCAGCTCGTCGTTGGCGGCCAGCCGCTCGTCCAGCCAGTGCAGCATGGCGTCCGTCACCTCGTCGGCGACCCGGCGGTCGGCAAGGATGCCGTTATACTCCATGAACAGGCGATCATAGCTGCGGTCGCCGGTCTCGTGCAGCATCCAGCAGCGGCTGGGCAGCAGCCCGAACCGTCGCCGCACCCGCGGGCAGAGCACGGCCAGACCGACCGCTTCATCGCCCCGCAAGGCCACCAGCAAATGCGGCTCGATGCCATCCGGCATCTGCGCCAGCCAGGAGCCGATCCAGGTCCAGGAGAGAAAGAAGGATGAGTCGGCGCGGCTTTCCAGCTCCGTCCATGCCTGCGCCAGTTGCGGCATGGAGGGCAGGGGGTACAGGGCGATCCGTATCTCGGTAGATGTGGCGGGACCGGTCGCCGTTTCGATGGCGGGACCGTCGGAGGTCGGGCGGGCGGAGTCGGGGCTGGGCCAGATGCTCATCGGCGCGGCGTCTCCGGAAGATATTCTCTACCGAAAACAACACGCTGGATCCGGGAACGGTCCCGTCTACGCCGGGGAGCCCCAAAAGTCTGCGCGACGCAAAAGGATGAGGCGAAAGAAGCGGATTCTATACCGATACGCCGGCCCGGCGATCGATGCCGGGCCGGCTGTCAGGGACCTCAGCGCTTGACCGTGTCGGCGGACTGGCCGAACAGGATCTTCTTGCTTTCCTCGTTCACCGTGGGCGTGCGGTTGGGGTTGACGGCCTGCCCCTTCTCATAGGCGCGCACCACCGCCGGCCGCTCCTTGATCGCGTTGAACCAGCGCTTCAGGTTGGGGAAGTTGTCCAGATCCTGCTGCTGGCGTTCATGCGGGACGACCCAGGGATAGCTCGCCATATCGGCGATGGACAGCTCGGCCCCGCCCAGGAACTCGTTGTCGGCAAGGCGCTTGTCCATAACGCCGTAGAGGCGACCCGTCTCCTTGACGTAGCGTTCCATGGCGTAGGGGATGCGTTCCGGCGCGTACTGCACGAAATGGTGGTTCTGGCCCGCCATCGGGCCGAGGCCGCCGACCTGCCAGAACAGCCATTCGAGAACCGTCTTGCGGCCACGCACGTCGCTGGGCAGGAATTTGCCGGTCTTCTCGGCCAGATAGACCAGGATGGCGCCGGATTCGAAGACGCTGATCGGCTCGCCGCCATCGGCCGGGGCGTTGTCGATGATCGCCGGCATGCGGTTGTTCGGCGAGAAGGCGAGGAATTCCGGCTTGAACTGGTCGCCGGTGGAGATGTTCACCGGCTTGAACTGGTAGTCCAGCCCGGCCTCCTCGAGAAAGATCGTGATCTTGTGGCCGTTCGGCGTCGGCCAGAAATAGAGGTCGATCATCCCAAACCCTCCGGTCATTTGTCGGCCCGTGATGCCGGGCCGCTGATTTCCGAAAAGGTTAACCGCTTCGCTCCGGCTGGCAAGCCCGCATGCACGCGCGGCAGACCCTCGATCCGCCACGCTAATTCCGTATATCGGAATACAATTTCATTTTGTTGACAGCATCCTCCCCATCTGTCAGCGTGGCCAACGAACAGATGAGGCGGCGCCCCTCAATCCATGATTTTTCCCTGAAATCATTCTCCCCGGACGGAGAGCACGCATGGCCTTGGACAAGGACGTTTTGGATCAACTGCTGGACACGCTGGGGCGCTTCGTCCGCGAAAAGCTGGTCCCGCTGGAACATAAAGTGGCGGAGGACGACGCCATCCCGGCCGAGGTGATCGCCGCGATGCGCGAGATGGGCCTGTTCGGCCTGTCGATCCCGGAGGAATATGGCGGGCTCGGCCTGTCGATGTCGGACGAGGTCCAGGTCGCCTTCCAACTGGGCCAGACCTCGCCTGCCTTCCGCTCGCTGATCGGCACCAACAACGGCATCGGCTCGCAAGGCATCGTCATCGACGGAACGGAGGAGCAAAAGCAGAGCTATCTGCCGCGTCTGGCCGCCGGCGAGATCGTCGGCGCCTTCGCCCTGACCGAACCGGAATCAGGGTCCGACGCCGGCTCGCTCCGCACCACCGCGCTGCGTGATGGCGACCATTTCATCCTGAACGGCACCAAGCGCTACATCACCAACGCGCCGCAGGCCGGCCTCTTCACCGTCTTCGCCCGCACCGATCTGGACAGCCGGGACGCCCGCGGCGTGTCGGCCTTCCTGGTGGAGGCCGGGACGCCCGGCCTGTCGCTCGGCCCCATCGACAAGAAGATGGGCCAGAAGGGCGCCCACACCTGCGACGTGATCTTCGAGGACTGCCGCGTTCCGGCCAGCGCCATCCTGGGCGGCAAGGAAGGGCAGGGCTTCAAGACGGCGATGAAGGTGCTGGACCGCGGCCGCCTGCACATCGGCGCCGTCTGCGTCGGTCTTGCCGAGCGGCTGATCCGCGACAGCCTGTCCTACGCCATGGAACGCAAGCAGTTCGGCCAGCCGCTCGCCGAATTCCAGCTGATCCAGGCGATGCTGGCCGACAGCCGGGCGGAAGCCTACGCCGCCCGCTGCATGGTGGTGGAGACCGCGCGACGCCGCGACGCCGGGCAGAACGTCAACACCGACGCCGCCTGCTGCAAGATGTTCTCGACCGAGATGGTCGGCCGCGTCGCCGACCGCGCGGTACAGATCCATGGCGGCGCCGGCTACATCGCCGATTACGGGATCGAGCGCTTCTATCGCGACGTGCGCCTGTTCCGCATCTATGAGGGCACCACCCAGATCCAGCAGCTCGTCATCGCCCGCAACATGATCCGGGAGGCGGCATGACTGTGGGGCGGCCGGTTCCCGATTTCGCCACGATGGTGGCGGCGCTGCCGCCGCGCATCAGCCACGCCGCGCTCGCCTGGGCGGAACGGACGCCGGACGCCCCCGCCCTGTTCGACGGGACGCAGGAATGGAGCTACCGCCGCCTTGCCCAGGCGGTCGGCAGCGCCGCCGCGCATCTCCGGCGGCTGGGGGTGGTCGGCGGCGACCGGGTGATGATCGTCTGCGAGAACGGCCTCGCGGCGGTCACCCTGATCCTGGCGACGAGCGAGTGCGACGCCTGGCCGGTCATCGTCAACGCCCGCCTGTCGGATCGCGAGATCGACACCATCCGCGACCACTGCCGGCCGCGCCGCATCTTCTATACCGATACGGTATCCCCCGACGCCGCCGCCCACGCCGCCCGCCATGGCGCGGAGCCGCTGGGCGACCCCGACCTGCCGCCGATGGCGGTCGGCCCGCTGCTGGACGCCGATCCGGAGCCGGTCCATGCCGGCAACCAGCGGCAGGTCGGCGCCTTGATCTACACCTCCGGCACCACCGGCAAGCCCAAGGGCGTGATGCTGTCCCACCGCGGCCTGCTGTTCGTCGCCTCGGTTTCGGGCTGGATGCGCGGGCTCGGTCCCAGCGACCGCACCTATGGCGTGCTGCCGGTCAGCCATGTCTTCGGCCTCGCCTCCACCTGCCTCGGCACGCTCTATGCCGGCGGCTGCCTGCACACGGTCCCCCGCTTCGCCCCCGCAGCCGTGTGGCAGGCGTTGGAACAGGATGGCGTGACCGTGTTCCAGGGTGTTCCAGCCATGTATGCCAAGCTGGTGGAGCACGCGACCGTCACCGGCCGTACTCTGTCGGCGCCCGCTTTGCGCTACCTGTCCTCGGGCGGCTCGGTGCTGGACCTCGACCTCAAACAGGCGGTGGAGCGGGTCTTCGGCCTGCCGCTGCACAACGGCTACGGCCTGACCGAATGCTCGCCGACGGTGACGCAGACCCGGCTGGACGCGCCGCGCAGCGACACCTCCATCGGCCCGGCCCTGCCGCTGGTTGAGATGCGCTTCGTCGACCATGTCACCGGCCAGGACGTGGCCGACGGCGAACCGGGAGAACTGTGGGTCCGTGCCCCCAACGTGATGCTCGGCTATTACCGCGAGCCGGCGCTGACGTCCCAGGCCATCACCGACGACGGCTGGCTGAAGACCGGCGACGTCGCCCGGCTGGAGCCGGACGGCTGCGTCGCCGTGGTCGGCCGCATCCGCGAGATCGTCATCCGCTCCGGCTTCAACGTCTATCCGGAGGAGGTGGAGGGCGTGCTGACCAGCCACCCGGCGGTGACTCTGGCCGCCGTCGTCGGCCATGCCGTCGCCGGCAACGAGGAGGTGGTCGCCTTCGTCCAGTTCGTCCCCGGCCGCAGTGCCACGGAAGACGAGTTGAAGGCCTGGGCCGCTGAACGGCTCGCCCCCTACAAGCGCCCGTCGCGCATCGTCGCCATGGACGCCCTGCCGGCCAGCCCGACCGGCAAGCTGCTGAAAAGCGGCCTCCGGGCGCTCGCCGCCGAGGTGATGGCCGCCTGACACCGCCGACAAAGCCCCAAACAACAAAGTCCCTGGGAGGGAACGAAAACATGACCCGGACGATCGCCAATCTCGTAACCGTATCCGCACTGGCCCTGTCGGTGGCGCTGGGCGCCGGGGCGGCGCAGGCCAAGGAGTTCCTGCTGGGCTCCGAACTGCCGCTGACCGGCAGCCTCGCCCGCGTCGGCCAGGGCATGCATGAAGGCATCGCCGTCGCCGTCGACATGGCCAACAAGAGCTATGCCGGCAAGCACAGCTTCAAGGTCGAGACCATCGACGACGAGACCTCCCCCGCCAAGGCGGTCGCGGCGGTGGAGAAGCTGGCGGGCGAAGGGGTGGTGGCGATCACCGGCGGCTACGGCTCCAACATCATCGGCCCGGCGTCGGAAGCGGCGCAGAAGGCCGGGCTGGTCTACATCACCTCCGGCGGCGTCTCGCCGGAACTGACCCAGCGCGGCTATCCCACCTTCTTCCGCATCAACAACACCGACGGCTATGCGCTGGCCATGATCGGCCTGCTGCAGGACATGGGCGCCAAGAAGGTCTCCATCGTCTATCTGAACAAGGACGCCACCAGCAGCCTCGCCAAACAGGTGAACACCGCGCTGACCGCCAAGGGCGTGACGGTGGGCATGCACGAGTTCGACGGCTCGACCAGCGATTTCAAACCGTTGATGAACAAGGTGAAGCTGCAGGACCGCCCCGACGTCATCGCCATGGTCGGCTACGAGAACGACTATGTCGGCATCCTGCGGGCATCCAAGGTGCTGAAGCCGCAGGTCAAGGCGATGGTCGGCGTCTGGTCGCTCGCCACCGCGCAGATGGCCAAGGAGTTCCCCGACCTGATGGAGAATGTCTACGGTACCTCCATGCTGCCCTATCCGGTGGAATTCACCCAGCCGGAGGCGGTGGAGTTCGCCGCCACCTACAAGAAGCTGTTCAACAAGGACCCCGACTATCTGGGCCAGTTCGGCTATGTACAGACCCGCCTGCTGATCGACGCCGTCGTCCGCGCCGACGAGGCCGGAACGCTGGGCAAGGGCGGCCTGCCGGAAGAACTGCGCAAGACGGACGCCAACACCCTGATCGGCCGCGTCACCTTCGACAAGAACGGCGACAACCTGAACTTCACCCACCGCATGGGACAGCACCAGGGCGGCAAGGTGGTCCTGGTCTGGCCGAAGGACGCCGCCAACGGAAAGATGAACTTCCCGGCGGTGCCGTGGTGAGGGGAGGGGGTGGGGGAGGTTAGACCCCCACCCTGACCCTCCCCCGCTGGGCGGGGGAGGGAAAATCGCCCTCCCTTGCGAAGCGGGGGAGGGAGGGGACCCACGGCGGCAGCCGTGGGGAGGGTGGGGGCAAGTGCGACCACCTCTGCAAACCCCGCCACCCCCAACAGGGCGCAATCCATGCTTGAACTGACGCTCCAGGCACTGTTCTCGGGCCTGCTCGCCGGCGGCTACTACGCGACCGTGGCGGTCGGTCTGGCTCTGGTGTTTGGCACCATGCGGGTCATCAACCTCGCCCATGGCGAACTGGTGCTGCTGGCCGCCTATGTCGCCTATGCGGCGGAAACCAACTATGGCGTCAACCCGGTGATGGCGATCCCGGTGGCGCTGGTGATCGTCGGGACGGCGTCTGCCATCGTCTATGCGCTGCTCAGCCGCATCCACCAGGACCGCGAGATCAACTCGCTGATCCTCACCTTCGGGCTGGGGATCATCCTGACCAACGCCATCCTGTCGATCTGGGCGGCCGACATCCATTCGACCTCCGACCCCTGGTTCCAGGATTCGATGGTGATCGCCGACACGCTGTTCGCGATGAACGCGGAGGTCGCGGCCTTCGTCGGCGGGCTGGTGCTGATGGCCGGCGTCTGGTGGTGGCTGAACCACTCCTGGCAGGGCCGGGCGGTGCGGGCGCTGTCGTCGAACCGCGCGGCGGCGACCCTGATGGGCGTCAACCCGCGCAAGATCGAGATCCTGTCCTTCCTGATCGCCGCTCTGCTCGCCACCTTCGCCGGCTTCGCCATCTACACCGGCAAGACCGTCTTCCCGGCCTTGGGCCATGTGCTGACGGTCAAGGCCTTCATCATCACCGTGCTGGCCGGGATGGGATCGATCCCCGGCGTGCTGATCGGCGCCATCATGATCGGCGTCATCGAATCGCTGACGGTCACCTATCTGTCGGCCTCGCTGCAGGAGTTGGCGGGAATGATCCTGTTCCTGGTCGTGCTGTTCGTCTCGCCCTCGGGCCTGTTCGGCGGCGGAAGGGCACTGGCGCGATGAGGAATTCCCTGATGAACCGACTGTTCCTGATTGCGGCCCTTGCCGTCGCCTATGTCGGCGTGCCGCTGCTGTTCGGCGGCAACGCCTATGTGTTGGGGCTGATCGTCGCGGCGCTGACCATTGCCGGGGTGGCGGTGGCCTGGGCGCTGCTGGGCAATCTCGGCGGCATGGTCAGCTTCGGGCACGCCGCCTTCTTCGGCGTGGGCTCCTACACTTCCGCGGTGCTGGCGATGAAGCTGGGGGTGCCGGTCGTCGCATCCATGCTGCTGGGCGGGGTGGGGGCGGCGGTGTCCTCCATCGCCATGCTGCCGGCACTGCGGCTGCGCGGTCCCTATTTCGCCCTCGCCATCCTCGCCTACGCCCACATCTTCCAAATCCTGGCGACCGAGATGACCACGGTCACCGGCGGGGCCGGCGGACTGCTGTCGATCCCGCGCTTTCCCAGCATTCTGGGCTTCGATTTCGGCGAGAAGCTGGGCGGTTACCTCATCATTCTGACCATCGTGGTGCTGGCGGTACTCGCCTATGACGCCGTCCGGCGCAGCACCTGGGGCCTTGCGCTGAAGGCGATGCATGACACGGAGGTGGCAACCCGCGTCGTCGGCGTGCCCAGCACGCATCTGAAGGCGGCCATGCTGGTGCTGTCGGCCTTCATCACCGGGGTGGTCGGCGCCTTCAACGCCCATTTCATCAGCTTCCTCGATCCCGACTACGCCTTTTCCAGCGGCTGGACCGTTCTGCCCATCGCCGCGGCGATCTTCGGCGGCTACCGCACGGTGTGGGGCCCGGTGGTCGGAGCGCTGGCGATCTATCTGGTGGACCAACTGCTGTTCAAGCCGATCCTGCCGCACGGCCACCAGATGATCCTGGGCGTGCTGCTCTGCGCCATGATCCTGTTCAGCCCCGGCGGTTTGATGCCGGCCTTGCGCCGCCGCACCGTGAAGGAGAGCCGCCATGCTCACGCTTGAAGGCGTCCAGGTCAATTTCGGCGGCGTGCAGGCGCTGAAGAGCGCCAGCTTCTCCGTCGCGGAAGGCGAAAGCATCGGTCTGGTCGGCCCGAACGGCGCCGGCAAGACCACGCTGTTCAACGTCATCTCCGGCGTGGTGCGGCCGACCGCCGGCCGACTCGACTTCCGCGGCACCTCGCTGCTGAAGCTGCCGGAATGGAAGCGGGCGCGGCTCGGCATCGGCCGCAGCTTCCAGATCCCACGCCCCTTCGGCCACTGCACGGTGCGGGAGAACCTGCTGGTCGCCCAGCGCTTCGGTGCCGGGAAAAAGGATTTGAGGAGGATCGACGAGATCCTCGACATCCTGAACCTGCGCGACAAGGCCGACCGCGACGCCACCACCGAACTGGCGCTGACCGAGCACAAGGCGCTGGAGGTCGGCAAGGCTCTGGCGACCGAGCCCAGCCTGCTCCTGCTCGACGAGGTGCTGGCCGGGCTGGAGACCAGCAGCAAGCGCGCCTTCATGGAGCGGTTGGCGGCGGTGCGCGACCGCTACCGCCTCGCCATGGTCATCATCGAGCATGACATCGCCACCATCGCCGCGCTTTGCCCGCGGGTGCTGGTGCTGAATTTCGGCCAGATCATCGCCGACGGCTCCCCCGACGCGGTGTTCCGCGACCCGGAGGTGATCCGCAGCTACACCGGCGAAACCACACTTGCGGAGGCGTCATGACCAACGCGCTCGACATCCTGACGCTCCGGGCCGGCTATGGCGCGATCAATGTGCTGTGGGACGTCTCGCTGTCGGTGGAGACCGGCATGACCACGGTGATCGTCGGCCCGAACGGCGCCGGCAAGACCACGCTGCTGCGCGCCATCATGGGGCTGGTTCCCGCGACATCGGGTGACATCCGCGTCGATGGGCAGAGCCGCAAGGCGGTGAAGACCTGGGACCGGGTTGCCGACGGGGTGGTGATGATTCCGGAAGGCCGGATGATCTTCCCCGACATGACGGTGGAGGACAACCTGATGATGGGCGCCTTCCCGCGCGGCTGCCGCAAGGACTGGAAGCGCAACAAGGCGATGGTCATGGACATGTTCCCCCGGCTGGCGGAACGGCGCGGCCAGATCGCCGGCACCCTGTCGGGCGGGGAGGCGCAGATGCTCGCCATCGGCCGCGGCCTGATGGAGCAGCCGCGCGTCTGCCTGATCGACGAACCGTCGCTCGGCCTCGCTCCCGTGGTGGTGGACGAGATCTTCCGCATCCTGGCCAGCCTGCGGGCGGAGGGGCTGACCATCCTGCTTGTGGAGCAGAACACCAGCCGCGCGCTGAAGATCGCCGACCACGTCTATCTGATGCAATCCGGCAAGGTGGTGCTGTCGGAGCGCGGCGACCGGGTGGACCTGGAGCGCCTGCACGCGCTTTACTTCGCACACGAAACAGCCGCGTGATGGGACAGGGTATGGACGATCTGCTGAACGGGGAGCCGGAATCCGGTTTCCAGCGCCTGCTGGGCTATGCCCTGAGTCGCTGGGAGGAGGGAGCGGCGGAACTCACCATGGCCATAGACGAGCGCCACCTGAACCGGGCCGGCGTCGTGCATGGCGGGGTCATGACGACGCTTCTGGACACGGTTTCCGGATTTTCGGCAACTTACTGTCCCTTCCCCGGTCGGGTGCGGCGGGTGGTGACGCTGTCCTTGTCGACCAGCTTCCTGGGGCAGGCACGCACCGGTACGCTGGTCGCCACCGGCCGGTTGCGTGGCGGCGGGCGCAAGATCGTCGGGGTGGCAGCGGAACTCCGCCATGGCGACACCGGCGCCCTGATCGCCACGTCGGAAGGCATGTTCAAATACCGGCCGGGCAGCGAGAACCGGGAGGGAACCGAGCTATGAGCGGACAATTGACCGTCGCGCGCCAGGGCCGCGTGATGGTGCTGACGATGGACGACGCGGCCACCAGGAACGCGCTGGGGCCGGAGATGATGGCCGCCGCCCGCGACGCGCTGACCCAGGCCGCCGAGGATCCGGGGGTGGGCGCCGTTGTCCTGACCGGGGCAAACGGCAGCTTCTGCTCCGGCGGCAATCTTGGCCGGCTTCTCGGCAACGCCAAGGCCGATCCGGAGGTGACCCGCGCCAGCCTTGAACGCTTCCATGGCTGGACCCGCGCCATGCGCGCCTGCCCCAAGCCGGTGATCGCCGCAGTGGAAGGGGCCGCCGCTGGGGCCGGCTTCTCGGTGGCGCTCGGCTGCGACCTGATCGTCGCGGCCGAAGATGCGGTGTTCACGCTTGCCTATGTGAAGGTCGGGCTGAATCCGGACGGCGGCGCGTCGGCCTTTCTCGCCCGTGCGGCAACGCCGCAGCTCGCCGCCGAGATCATGTTCGAGGGCGGCAAGATCGGCGCGGCGCGGCTGGCCCAGCTTGCCATCGTCAACCGGGTGGTGGCTCCGGGTACCGCGCTGGCCGAAGCGCTGGCCTGGGCGGAGCGGCTGGCCGAGGGGCCGACGCTCGCCATCGGCCGGGCCAAGCGGCTGATCGAAAGCGGCTTCGGGGCGCCCAACGATCAGCTCGACCGCGAGGCCGCCTTCTTCGTCGAGGCCCTGCATGGGGCGGAGGCGGCGGAGGGCATCACCGCCTTCTTCGAGAAGCGTGCGCCACGCTACCCCCGAGGCTGAGCCTATCGTCAGGCCAGCAACGACAGGGTAGGATCGGGCGGGGTGGGTGCGGCGTTTTCCAGGGTGCGGGCGACGTCGGACGGCGCGCCCGGCAGCCGCAGCGGCTCCGCCCGGCCGGCAAAATGGAGTTCGGTGCCGCCGTCCGCGGTCGCCCGCAGATATGCGACCGCGAATGGATTCACCAGAACGGAGTCCCCGGTCGTATCGGTCAATTCAACGAAAGTCATTGCATTTTTCCTCTCTCGCGTCCGGGTAAAACGCGCTGCAATGGTGTATGTTTCCAACCCGGACGTTCAGTGAGGCGGCATACCCGCAAGGGAGTACCCCTTAGACCTCTTGAACGGAGCGGAACCGCGACAAACATGGGCGGTTCAGTTGATCGAAGCCGAACCCGCTTCGAAAACCGGACGGGACGGGCTATAAGCCCGCACCGTCAATCAAGGGAGCATGCCGTCTTGAAGTTGCTTGTCGTCGAGGACGATCCGCTGATCGGTCCGGCCGTGAAGGCCGTTCTGGAGAATGCGGGCTACACCGTGGTTGGACCGCTGCGCGATGCCGTGAAGGCCGCGCGGGTCGGTGCCCGCGAATGTCCCGACCTGGCGCTGGTCGACGTCAATCTCGCCGGTGGGGAGAACGGTCTGGTGCTCGCCCGCCGGCTGTGGGAGGAAAACGGCGT is a window encoding:
- a CDS encoding oxepin-CoA hydrolase, alternative type → MSGQLTVARQGRVMVLTMDDAATRNALGPEMMAAARDALTQAAEDPGVGAVVLTGANGSFCSGGNLGRLLGNAKADPEVTRASLERFHGWTRAMRACPKPVIAAVEGAAAGAGFSVALGCDLIVAAEDAVFTLAYVKVGLNPDGGASAFLARAATPQLAAEIMFEGGKIGAARLAQLAIVNRVVAPGTALAEALAWAERLAEGPTLAIGRAKRLIESGFGAPNDQLDREAAFFVEALHGAEAAEGITAFFEKRAPRYPRG
- a CDS encoding ABC transporter ATP-binding protein, translated to MLTLEGVQVNFGGVQALKSASFSVAEGESIGLVGPNGAGKTTLFNVISGVVRPTAGRLDFRGTSLLKLPEWKRARLGIGRSFQIPRPFGHCTVRENLLVAQRFGAGKKDLRRIDEILDILNLRDKADRDATTELALTEHKALEVGKALATEPSLLLLDEVLAGLETSSKRAFMERLAAVRDRYRLAMVIIEHDIATIAALCPRVLVLNFGQIIADGSPDAVFRDPEVIRSYTGETTLAEAS
- a CDS encoding branched-chain amino acid ABC transporter permease — its product is MNRLFLIAALAVAYVGVPLLFGGNAYVLGLIVAALTIAGVAVAWALLGNLGGMVSFGHAAFFGVGSYTSAVLAMKLGVPVVASMLLGGVGAAVSSIAMLPALRLRGPYFALAILAYAHIFQILATEMTTVTGGAGGLLSIPRFPSILGFDFGEKLGGYLIILTIVVLAVLAYDAVRRSTWGLALKAMHDTEVATRVVGVPSTHLKAAMLVLSAFITGVVGAFNAHFISFLDPDYAFSSGWTVLPIAAAIFGGYRTVWGPVVGALAIYLVDQLLFKPILPHGHQMILGVLLCAMILFSPGGLMPALRRRTVKESRHAHA
- a CDS encoding ABC transporter ATP-binding protein — protein: MTNALDILTLRAGYGAINVLWDVSLSVETGMTTVIVGPNGAGKTTLLRAIMGLVPATSGDIRVDGQSRKAVKTWDRVADGVVMIPEGRMIFPDMTVEDNLMMGAFPRGCRKDWKRNKAMVMDMFPRLAERRGQIAGTLSGGEAQMLAIGRGLMEQPRVCLIDEPSLGLAPVVVDEIFRILASLRAEGLTILLVEQNTSRALKIADHVYLMQSGKVVLSERGDRVDLERLHALYFAHETAA
- a CDS encoding PaaI family thioesterase, with translation MGQGMDDLLNGEPESGFQRLLGYALSRWEEGAAELTMAIDERHLNRAGVVHGGVMTTLLDTVSGFSATYCPFPGRVRRVVTLSLSTSFLGQARTGTLVATGRLRGGGRKIVGVAAELRHGDTGALIATSEGMFKYRPGSENREGTEL